In Vibrio lentus, the genomic stretch TGCGTGACGTGATCACAAATGGTGTCACTCAGGTGGGGAACCTACCGGCTTATACCTTTGCTCATGAGTACACGGCAGGTTTTGATGCGACTCAGCCTGAATACAGCACATGGACTCAAAAGGAGCGCGACCAAAAGGCGAAGCAGCTGTTGAAAGAAGCGGGCTACGATGAGTCTAACCCGTTGGATTTCAAGCTGCTCTACAACACCAGTGAATCGAACAAGTCGATTGCAGTGGCGATTGCTTCCATGCTGAAAGGTAATCTAGGCGCGCAAGTTGAGCTAGAAAACCAAGAGTGGAAATCTTACCTAGTATCACGTCGCCAAGGTGATTTTGATGTGATGCGGGCTTCTTGGTGTGGGGACTACAATGAAGCATCTACCTTCTTGAGCTTATTGCGCTCTGAGTCTTCGGGTAATTTTGCTCGTTACAACAACGACAAGTACGACTCTGCGATGGACAGTGCATTGGCCGCAACCAGCGAACAAGATCGCCAAGGCTTCTATGACCAAGCCGAGCAGTTACTGGCTGAAGATATGCCTATCGCGCCAATCTACTACTACATGCAGGCTCGCCTAGTGCGACCAAATGTTGGCGGCTTTGCGAAGAACAACGTGGAAGGGCGCATCTATTCTAAGGATCTTTATATCAAAGAGTAGTTGTGTCTCTGACGTACCAATAAAAATAAGAAATAGAGAAAAGGGACGTTGATCATAAATATCTGATCAATGTCCCTTCGTCATTAATCTGTAACTGGAACCACAAAAAACTGAAACCTGATTGAAGTATTTTTCACTTTTATTTCAATCAGGTGAAGCCATGTTGCCCCCTCTACGCGCCCTTGTTGCGTTCGAAGCTGTTGCTCGTCTTGGTTCCATTGGCGCCGCTGCTCGAGAGCTTTGTGTGACTCAAGCTGCGGTGAGCCAGCAGCTCAAAAGTTTAGAAGCCTTTCTCGATACTACCCTGTTTGAACGCAGCTCTAAAGGCGTGAAGCTGACCTCTTCAGCTCAACATTATCAACCGATTGTTGCGGGCTCGCTTGCTCACTTGAAGCTGCAGACTCAAATCCTGTTCGGGGAAAAAGAAACCGATGTGTTAAGCCTGCGCGTTAACCATACCTTTTGCCATAACTGGCTGTTACCTCGCCTGCCATCCTTTTATCAAAAATACCCTTTTATCAGGCTCGATATTCAGCTGGTGGACTGGCCATCAACTACCCCTTGTCAGAATGTCGATATCGAACTGACCAACGGCAAGGTCGAAAGTGAAGACACCCATTGCGAGCGACTGTTTCAAGAACATTGGCAGTTGGTGTGTAGTCCTCAATTCAAAGCCGAGCATCAAGAATTACTCAGCAAGCCCGACTTCGCTGCTCTGCCAACGGTTCAGGTGAAAGGCTATCGAGAGAACTGGTTGCAATGGCTTGGGCATAACCAATTCGAGATGACTTTACCGAAAGTTCTGCTCGAAGTGAGTAACTCTTTACATGCCTTAGAAGCGGTCAAACATGGCATTGGAATGTTGCTGGTGCGTTCGCTCGCGGTGTCTGAATTACTCAAGAAAGAAGACCTTGTATTGGCAAGTGAATCGTCGATGCCTGCCGAATCTGCCCACTATCTGATTACCAAACACAGTCGCAGTGCCAAGGTGAATTTCTTCTGCGATTGGCTTTATCACCAGATGGAAGACGGTGAACTGGAGTAAAGATTTTCTTATGGATAGCCATAAAAAAAATGAAGGGCGCTCTTACTAACCTGTCATAAAAAACACTTAGTTTAACCGCATACAAATAAGGACGAGGTCACCATGAGTGCTTTCTCACAACCAATGAAAAACCGCTTAAAGGTACTGTTATTTACCGCACCGTTGTTGGTGCCACTGTTTACTTTTTGGCTCGTACCATTTGGTTATTCAATTTATATCAGCTTTACCGATTGGGATTATAT encodes the following:
- a CDS encoding LysR substrate-binding domain-containing protein, coding for MLPPLRALVAFEAVARLGSIGAAARELCVTQAAVSQQLKSLEAFLDTTLFERSSKGVKLTSSAQHYQPIVAGSLAHLKLQTQILFGEKETDVLSLRVNHTFCHNWLLPRLPSFYQKYPFIRLDIQLVDWPSTTPCQNVDIELTNGKVESEDTHCERLFQEHWQLVCSPQFKAEHQELLSKPDFAALPTVQVKGYRENWLQWLGHNQFEMTLPKVLLEVSNSLHALEAVKHGIGMLLVRSLAVSELLKKEDLVLASESSMPAESAHYLITKHSRSAKVNFFCDWLYHQMEDGELE